A single window of Eucalyptus grandis isolate ANBG69807.140 chromosome 1, ASM1654582v1, whole genome shotgun sequence DNA harbors:
- the LOC120295721 gene encoding uncharacterized protein LOC120295721, producing the protein MALKLKFARIPGYLVVLLEVLLLGMNLKSDLPDLAMVANILWYIWKARNNFLFRQTQLDVEQVVQLAIAETHSRRILASANSCPVLNQRILNHRWRPPDPGVIKINIDASYLSLSDQASVAGVCRDSTGHLIDGFASSVHVSSALQAEAIAFNSALKFLLQRGLEMERIIMESDSLVCVDALCDPERRPWELRPILDETLRLKLRCPNLHLLYCHREANALADSVVKAHRASLLPPNWVFRIPSFLQDIVLSDLAVTSVMRD; encoded by the exons ATGGCACTCAAATTAAAGTTCGCGAGGATCCCTGGTTACCTAGTGGTGTTATTGGAGGTCCTGCTCCTAGGGATGAACCT AAAATCTGACTTACCGGATTTGGCTATGGTTGCGAACATCCTCTGGTACATCTGGAAAGCTCGAAATAATTTCCTCTTCCGTCAAACGCAGCTAGATGTCGAACAAGTTGTGCAGCTAGCAATTGCGGAGACCCATTCCAGACGTATTTTAGCTTCTGCCAATTCGTGCCCTGTTTTAAACCAGCGTATTCTCAACCACAGATGGCGCCCACCAGATCCTGGAGTCataaaaatcaacattgatGCATCTTACCTTTCGCTGTCCGACCAAGCTTCAGTGGCTGGCGTGTGCAGGGACTCAACGGGCCATTTAATCGATGGATTCGCCTCCTCTGTTCATGTTTCCTCTGCCCTACAAGCCGAGGCTATTGCCTTCAATTCCGCGCTCAAATTTCTTCTCCAGCGGGGTCTCGAGATGGAGCGGATCATTATGGAATCAGACAGTTTGGTATGTGTGGATGCGCTTTGTGATCCTGAACGACGCCCGTGGGAGCTGCGACCTATCCTCGACGAAACCCTAAGATTGAAGCTTCGGTGCCCTAATCTCCATCTGCTCTACTGTCATAGAGAAGCCAATGCTTTAGCGGACTCTGTAGTAAAGGCCCATCGGGCCTCCTTACTTCCTCCGAACTGGGTCTTTCGGATACCATCTTTCTTGCAAGATATTGTACTATCCGATCTTGCTGTAACCTCTGTGATGCGTGATTAA
- the LOC104453704 gene encoding LOW QUALITY PROTEIN: adenine/guanine permease AZG1-like (The sequence of the model RefSeq protein was modified relative to this genomic sequence to represent the inferred CDS: deleted 1 base in 1 codon; substituted 1 base at 1 genomic stop codon) — translation MAAPREMKNRRSLLSRVDSYVADTRVGKQFKLTERNTTFSTEVRAGTATFLTIACILAVNASILTDSGGTCSVKDSIELFSNHAIPVSSCTGPTHQIVLPDESCKFPPMDLIVATTVSSLIGCLLMGTLANLPLGLAPGMGTNAYFAYTVVGFHGSGKVPYKSALAAIFIEGXIFPLLSAVGLRAKLAQLVLKTVQVSSMAGISLFLAFIGLQNNQGIGLIGYSPSTLVTLGGCPISSKVALVPVVMLASGTGGMAPQGTVSGDIMCLGNRMESPTLWLGIVGFIIIAYCLVNNVKGAMIYGIIFVTVVSWLRNTAVTVFPDTQQGKLHYQYFRQVMDVHSIKTTAGALSFKDIDKASFWEALVTFLCVDILDTTGTLYSMAKFAGFTDANGDFKGQYFAFTSEASSIIVGSLLGTSPVTTFIESSTGIKEGGRTGLMAITVAGYFFLAFFFRPLLASIPVWAVGPPLILVGVLMMTSVVEIEWEDMRQAIPEFVTIILMPLTYSIAYGMIGGIGMYVVLHVGDWGRKILGRYEIWRHMGQCNPGNEASNGNENSIRGRDKVLEAWFKRKYEVHKKNKLKNTVSVLLSIANDSTFFWDDTDENT, via the exons ATGGCAGCACCAAGGGAGATGAAGAATAGGCGGTCGCTCCTGAGCCGGGTTGACTCGTACGTTGCTGACACCCGGGTCGGGAAGCAGTTCAAGCTCACGGAGCGGAACACCACCTTCAGCACCGAGGTGCGGGCCGGCACGGCCACCTTCCTCACCATAGCCTGCATACTGGCGGTGAATGCCAGCATCCTGACCGACTCGGGCGGCACTTGCTCTGTCAAGGACTCCATCGAGCTCTTCTCCAACCACGCAATTCCTGTGTCGAGCTGCACTGGCCCGACCCACCAAATCGTCTTGCCTGACGAGTCGTGCAAATTTCCCCCGATGGACCTAATCGTGGCCACCACAGTGTCATCTTTAATAGGGTGTCTCCTGATGGGGACGTTGGCCAATCTTCCCTTAGGCTTGGCTCCAGGCATGGGCACAAACGCCTACTTCGCTTATACCGTGGTCGGGTTCCACGGGTCTGGTAAAGTACCTTATAAAAGTGCCCTCGCGGCCATATTCATCGAAGGCTAGATCTTTCCTCTGCTGTCGGCGGTCGGATTACGAGCAAAACTCGCACAGCTGGTCCTGAAGACCGTCCAGGTTTCCTCGATGGCGGGTATCAGCTTGTTTCTCGCATTCATCGGGTTACAAAACAATCAAGGAATCGGACTCATTGGCTACAGTCCTTCGACTCTAGTCACGCTTGGAGGCTGCCCTATATCTTCTAAAGTGGCTCTAGTCCCTGTCGTGATGTTGGCCAGTGGCACAGGTGGCATGGCGCCTCAAGGCACTGTTTCAG GTGACATAATGTGCTTGGGTAATCGCATGGAAAGCCCAACCTTATGGCTTGGCATAGTAGGGTTCATAATAATCGCATATTGCCTGGTGAATAACGTCAAAGGGGCGATGATATACGGCATCATCTTCGTCACGGTCGTC TCGTGGCTCCGGAACACCGCCGTCACAGTGTTCCCGGACACACAGCAAGGGAAGTTGCACTACCAGTACTTCAGGCAGGTTATGGACGTCCACTCGATCAAGACCACGGCCGGAGCTTTGAGCTTCAAGGACATCGACAAAGCCAGTTTCTGGGAGGCTCTAGTGACGTTCCTATGTGTCGACATACTCGACACCACGGGGACACTGTACTCGATGGCCAAATTCGCCGGCTTCACAGATGCAAATGGTGACTTCAAGGGCCAATACTTTGCTTTCACGTCCGAGGCATCGTCAATCATAGTAGGGTCGCTACTCGGGACTTCACCTGTGACAACATTCATCGAATCGTCGACGGGGATCAAGGAAGGCGGCCGGACTGGGCTAATGGCAATAACCGTGGCGGGTTACTTCTTCCTGGCCTTCTTCTTCAGGCCGTTGCTTGCCTCGATTCCCGTGTGGGCGGTGGGGCCGCCACTTATCCTGGTGGGGGTGCTTATGATGACATCGGTGGTGGAGATTGAGTGGGAGGACATGAGGCAAGCGATTCCGGAGTTTGTGACGATAATCCTCATGCCGTTGACGTACTCCATAGCCTATGGCATGATCGGCGGCATCGGGATGTACGTCGTCTTGCACGTCGGAGACTGGGGCCGGAAAATCTTGGGGAGGTACGAGATTTGGAGACACATGGGGCAATGCAACCCGGGCAACGAGGCTTCGAATGGGAATGAAAACAGCATTCGCGGGCGTGACAAGGTTCTTGAAGCTTGGTTCAAACGTAAATATGAAGTgcacaaaaaaaacaaattgaaaaacacCGTTTCTGTTTTGCTTTCGATAGCGAATGATTCAACATTTTTTTGGGATGACACTGATGAGAATACTTAA
- the LOC104432108 gene encoding bifunctional purine biosynthesis protein PurH, protein MLGSPAVSTSSAAAAAAAAASFRSSLLHFSTIHRTRACPSTSQPVPVACVRLQSCSSSRAAPPIKAMAAEAEILSAPDKELRPSSPRGKQALISLSDKTDLAFLGKGLQELGYAVVSTGGTASALENAGLSVTKVEQLTCFPEMLDGRVKTLHPHIHGGILARRDQQHHMEALNKHGIGTFDVVVVNLYPFYDKVTSAADIEFEDGIENVDIGGPAMIRAAAKNHKDVLVVVDSHDYPALLEFLKSDGDDQQFRRKLAWKAFEHVASYDSAVSEWLWRQTTGEKFPPSLTVPLSLKSSLRYGENPHQKAAFYVDKSLAEVNGGGIATAIQHHGKEMSYNNYLDADAAWNCVSEFSNPTCVVVKHTNPCGVASRSDILEAYRLAVKADPVSAFGGIVAFNVEIDENLAREIREFRSPTDGETRMFYEIVVAPKYSKKGLEVLRGKSKTLRILEAKENKKGKLSLRQVGGGWLAQDSDDLTPADIQFNAVSGTTPQESELEDAKFAWLCVKHVKSNAIVIAKNKCMLGMGSGQPNRLESLRIAMRKSGEEVKGAALASDAFFPFAWNDAVEEACQSGIAVIAEPGGSIRDQDAIECYIDSALDLSPPPISQGRFAERNPSDFVLRYNASNG, encoded by the exons GTACCTGTGGCGTGTGTTCGACTTCAATCGTGTTCGTCGTCGCGCGCTGCTCCTCCGATCAAAGCCATGGCTGCCGAGGCTGAGATTCTGTCCGCGCCCGACAAGGAGCTGCGCCCTTCTTCTCCTC GGGGCAAGCAGGCATTGATATCTTTGTCTGATAAAACTGATTTGGCTTTTCTTGGAAAGGGCCTCCAGGAATTGGG GTATGCTGTTGTCTCAACTGGAGGAACTGCATCTGCTCTGGAAAATGCCGGGTTGTCCGTCACCAAAGTGGAACAGCTTACCTGTTTCCCTGAGATG CTGGATGGTCGCGTAAAGACCTTGCATCCCCATATTCATGGAGGAATCCTTGCTAGGAGAGATCAACAGCATCACATGGAGGCTCTTAATAAACATGGAATTG GTACTTTTGATGTAGTGGTGGTTAATTTGTATCCTTTCTATGACAAAGTTACCTCTGCGGCTGATATTGAATTTGAAGATGGAATTGAGAATGTTGATATTGGTGGTCCTGCCATGATCAGAGCTGCTGCAAAG AATCATAAGGATGTCCTTGTTGTGGTTGATTCACATGACTACCCTGCACTGCTGGAGTTCCTGAAGAGTGATGGAGATGATCAACAGTTCCGTAGAAAACTTGCTTGGAAGGCCTTTGAACATGTTGCTTCCTATGATTCTGCAGTGTCAGAGTGGCTTTGGAGACAAACAACTGGAG agaaattccCTCCCAGCTTAACAGTGCCTCTATCTCTGAAAAGTTCTCTTCGTTATGGTGAAAATCCCCACCAGAAGGCTGCATTTTATGTGGATAAGAGTCTTGCTGAGGTTAATGGAGGTGGTATTGCGACTGCAATCCAACATCATGGAAAG GAAATGTCATATAATAATTATCTGGATGCAGATGCTGCATGGAATTGTGTATCTGAGTTTAGCAACCCTACATGTGTCGTTGTAAAGCACACAAATCCTTGTGGGGTGGCTTCCCGCAGCGATATTCTTGAAGCATACAGATTAGCAGTCAAAGCGGATCCAGTCAGTGCATTTGGTGGTATAGTGGCCTTCAATGTAGAAATTGATGAG AACTTGGCCAGGGAAATCCGGGAGTTCAGAAGCCCAACGGATGGTGAAACTCGGATGTTCTATGAGATTGTGGTGGCACCAAAGTACTCAAAGAAGGGGCTAGAGGTTCTCCGTGGGAAATCAAAAACGTTGAGGATCCTTGAAGCAAAGGAGAACAAGAAAGGGAAGCTTTCACTGAGACAGGTCGGTGGGGGGTGGTTGGCTCAGGATTCCGATGATTTAACTCCCGCAGACATCCAGTTCAATGCGGTCTCAGGGACAACTCCTCAGGAAAGTGAGCTTGAGGATGCTAAGTTTGCATGGCTCTGCGTTAAGCATGTCAAGAGCAATGCCATTGTCATAGCAAAG AACAAGTGCATGTTGGGCATGGGAAGCGGACAACCAAACCGTTTGGAGAGTTTGAGGATAGCTATGAGGAAATCAGGAGAGGAGGTCAAGGGGGCAGCTTTGGCAAGTGATGCATTCTTCCCATTTG CTTGGAACGATGCAGTAGAAGAAGCTTGTCAGAGTGGGATTGCTGTCATTGCAGAACCTGGCGGAAGCATCAGAGATCAGGACGCCATAGAATGTT ACATTGATTCTGCACTTGACCTGTCTCCCCCTCCAATATCTCAAGGAAGATTTGCGGAAAGAAATCCCAGTGATTTTGTTCTTCGCTATAATGCGAGCAATGGGTGA